One window of Schistocerca cancellata isolate TAMUIC-IGC-003103 chromosome 9, iqSchCanc2.1, whole genome shotgun sequence genomic DNA carries:
- the LOC126101524 gene encoding E3 ubiquitin-protein ligase RNF170-like codes for MASRADAVTPAPWWFRGSKNALCSAFIVVGVPVALGLMLVGKMRCSICLDALRLAVATDCGHTFCGRCLVQALRRRPRGRCPLCRRAVAAVTTLFSERERLAAPRSPLCRHKDAVSAFVAAYNGRRGHGTALLRELLTDISVALQRFLADLSLDPEQH; via the exons ATGGCCAGTCGGGCGGACGCGGTGACGCCGGCTCCGTGGTGGTTTCGCGGCTCGAAGAACGCCCTGTGCTCGGCTTTCATCGTGGTGGGCGTGCCGGTGGCGCTGGGGCTGATGCTGGTGGGCAAGATG CGCTGCTCCATCTGCCTGGACGCGCTGCGGCTGGCGGTCGCCACCGACTGCGGGCACACCTTCTGCGGCCGCTGCCTCGTGCAGGCGCTGCGCCGGCGGCCGCGCGGCCGCTGCCCGCTGTGCCGGCGCGCCGTCGCCGCCGTCACCACGCTCTTCTCGGAGCGGGAGCGGCTGGCGGCGCCGCGCTCGCCGCTCTGCCGCCACAAGGACGCCGTCAGCGCGTTCGTCGCCGCCTACAACGGCCGCCGCGGCCACGGCACGGCGCTGCTGCGCGAGCTGCTGACCGACATCTCCGTCGCGCTCCAGAGGTTCCTCGCCGACCTCAGCCTCGACCCGGAGCAGCACTAG